The following proteins come from a genomic window of Phnomibacter ginsenosidimutans:
- a CDS encoding iron chaperone, translating into MNNKKYTSVDEYIADQAPEVQEKLQTMRQVIRKAVPLAEECISYCMPAYKQAGVLVYFAAQKKHIGFYPTPSGIQAFADELSGYTTSKGAIQFPLSNPIPKRLVAQITKYRLLENLSKPTKKK; encoded by the coding sequence ATGAATAATAAAAAGTATACCTCGGTAGATGAATACATAGCTGATCAGGCACCGGAGGTACAAGAAAAATTGCAGACCATGCGGCAGGTAATTCGCAAGGCGGTGCCACTGGCAGAAGAGTGCATCAGCTACTGTATGCCGGCATACAAACAGGCTGGGGTGCTGGTGTATTTTGCAGCGCAAAAAAAGCACATCGGGTTTTATCCAACCCCATCGGGCATACAAGCTTTTGCCGATGAGCTTTCGGGTTATACTACCTCAAAAGGTGCTATCCAGTTTCCGCTGAGCAATCCCATACCCAAACGGCTGGTGGCGCAAATCACCAAGTATCGGCTGCTGGAAAATTTGAGTAAACCAACGAAGAAAAAATAA
- a CDS encoding response regulator transcription factor, with protein MDKKYKILLCEDDTNLGMVLKNYLELNDYDVTLERDGRLGLAAFQREKFDICLLDVMMPNMDGFTLAEEIRDVDPDIPLFFLSAKTMKEDIIQGYKLGADDYITKPFDSEVLLHKIKAILKRNEELNREQENMEFDLGNFHFNPKLRELSIAGKTQTLSPKENELLRMLAEHKNDLLPREKALKKIWGSDTYFNGRSMDVYIAKLRKYLKEDENLEIVNIHGNGFRLVEKEA; from the coding sequence ATGGATAAGAAATACAAGATTCTGCTGTGCGAAGATGACACCAATCTGGGCATGGTACTGAAGAACTACCTCGAACTGAACGACTACGATGTAACCCTGGAGCGTGACGGTCGCCTTGGCCTGGCTGCTTTTCAACGGGAAAAATTTGATATATGCCTGCTGGATGTAATGATGCCCAACATGGATGGCTTTACACTGGCCGAAGAAATTCGTGATGTAGATCCGGATATTCCGTTGTTTTTCCTGAGTGCCAAAACCATGAAGGAAGACATCATTCAGGGCTACAAACTGGGTGCCGATGATTACATCACCAAGCCTTTCGACAGCGAAGTATTGCTGCATAAAATCAAAGCCATTTTGAAGCGCAATGAAGAGCTGAACCGCGAACAGGAAAACATGGAGTTTGACCTGGGCAATTTCCACTTCAATCCCAAACTGCGGGAGCTGAGCATTGCTGGTAAAACCCAAACATTGAGCCCCAAAGAAAATGAACTGCTGCGCATGCTGGCCGAACATAAAAACGACCTGCTGCCCCGCGAAAAAGCCCTCAAGAAAATTTGGGGTAGCGATACCTACTTCAACGGCCGTAGCATGGACGTGTACATTGCCAAGCTGCGCAAATACCTGAAGGAAGACGAAAACCTGGAGATTGTGAACATCCACGGTAACGGCTTTAGATTGGTGGAGAAGGAGGCGTAA
- a CDS encoding co-chaperone GroES, with product MMLTSDNTFKKLIVIGDRVLIRPSKPEEKTVSGLYLPPGVQEKEKVQQGYVIKTGPGYAIPMPVDSEPWKAEEEQVKYIPLQAREGDLAIFLVSGATEVMYEGEKYFIVPQSAILMLEREEDL from the coding sequence ATGATGCTTACTTCTGATAATACGTTCAAGAAACTCATTGTGATTGGCGACCGGGTGCTCATTCGCCCCAGCAAGCCCGAAGAAAAAACCGTGAGTGGCCTGTACCTGCCACCCGGTGTGCAGGAAAAAGAAAAAGTGCAGCAAGGCTATGTGATCAAAACCGGGCCGGGCTATGCCATACCCATGCCGGTAGACAGTGAGCCATGGAAGGCCGAAGAAGAACAGGTGAAATACATTCCGCTGCAGGCACGTGAAGGCGACCTTGCCATTTTTTTGGTGAGTGGCGCTACAGAAGTGATGTATGAAGGTGAAAAGTATTTTATTGTACCGCAAAGCGCCATCCTGATGCTGGAGCGGGAAGAAGATTTATAA
- a CDS encoding phosphoenolpyruvate carboxylase, with the protein MDPNSLTQLERFKNEVGIKFQLFNSLFTSLPFHRIEKTGILLSLLLNNCEEGYDKGKSPVEILNDFFSKHTGYKTEEERIDLLFRFVQYAERQIVLFDALEDAAFRSLHDFSGTGTMKQLQAKVEQENQQVVLQELMQNFGIRLVLTAHPTQFYPGEVLGIIHDLSKALSDDNNAQVNMYLQQLGKTPFLKKEKPTPYDEAISLVWFLENIFYAAAGRILFFMKRQLNYTLNPNNPIIRLGFWPGGDRDGNPFVKVDTTLKVAHELRTSILKCYYLDIRKLKRRLTFKGVTKPLAMLEKLLYQHVFIPGHESALVLDDILQPLLQIRQTLKTEHNGLFIHLVENLINKVEVFGLHFASLDVRQDSSVHTALWQELAKVHGVLPEGFAQMDAIEKMDAIMQLQQQLSPDVLSNEIHQDTLKIPGIIRDIQRLNGEAGCHRYIISQCQSALNVLEVYGLFLLNGWKANHMSVDIVPLFETIDDLQGAAAIMETLYMQPGYREHLQRRGNQQTIMLGFSDGTKDGGYLMANWSIYKAKEELTLLSRKYDIDVLFFDGRGGPPSRGGGKTHKFYASMGQNISNREIQLTIQGQTISSNFGTVDAAQFNMEQLIHAGLSSTLFASKLSTLEKTEEQLLIELANMGYKSYQGLKNHPNFLDYLSSASPLRFYADTNIGSRPAKRGGSAKLALKDLRAIPFVGAWSQIKQNVTGYYGVGTALQQIEADGRWQEVADLYHNSLFFRTLIDNCEMAMKKCFFPLTAYLGEHAVYGKVWHMIHDEYNLTRKMVLKLSGNTELMGNYPVEQLSIQMRERIVIPLTSIQQFGLAQLRRMEEQVMSSPLKNKYEKLVMRCSFGIINAGRNSA; encoded by the coding sequence ATGGACCCAAATTCACTGACGCAACTTGAACGCTTCAAAAACGAAGTGGGCATCAAGTTTCAGTTATTCAACAGCCTGTTTACCAGCCTGCCTTTTCATCGCATTGAAAAAACAGGCATTCTATTGTCGTTGCTGCTCAACAATTGCGAAGAAGGCTACGATAAAGGCAAGAGCCCTGTAGAAATTCTCAACGATTTTTTCAGCAAGCATACCGGTTATAAAACAGAAGAAGAACGGATTGATTTGCTGTTTCGGTTTGTGCAATATGCCGAGCGGCAAATTGTATTGTTTGATGCATTGGAAGATGCTGCGTTTCGTTCCTTGCACGATTTTTCGGGCACTGGTACCATGAAGCAGCTGCAAGCCAAAGTAGAACAGGAAAACCAGCAAGTGGTGCTGCAGGAGCTGATGCAAAATTTTGGCATCCGGCTGGTGCTTACGGCGCATCCCACACAGTTTTACCCCGGCGAAGTGTTGGGCATCATTCACGACCTGTCGAAAGCACTGAGCGACGACAACAACGCACAGGTAAACATGTACCTGCAGCAGTTGGGCAAAACACCATTTTTGAAAAAAGAAAAACCTACGCCTTATGATGAAGCCATCAGTTTGGTGTGGTTTTTAGAAAATATTTTTTACGCAGCAGCCGGCCGCATTTTGTTTTTCATGAAGCGGCAGCTCAACTACACACTCAACCCCAACAACCCCATCATTCGCCTTGGCTTTTGGCCCGGCGGCGACCGCGACGGCAACCCATTTGTGAAAGTGGATACCACATTGAAAGTGGCACACGAACTGCGTACCAGCATTCTCAAATGCTACTACCTCGATATCCGCAAACTCAAGCGTCGCCTTACCTTTAAAGGAGTTACCAAGCCACTGGCCATGCTGGAAAAACTGCTGTATCAGCATGTATTCATTCCCGGTCATGAAAGCGCATTGGTGCTCGATGATATTTTGCAGCCACTGCTGCAAATACGCCAAACGTTGAAGACGGAGCACAACGGCCTGTTCATTCATTTGGTAGAAAACCTCATCAACAAAGTAGAAGTATTTGGCCTGCATTTTGCCTCGCTGGATGTGCGGCAAGACAGCAGTGTACATACCGCTTTGTGGCAGGAGCTGGCCAAAGTGCACGGTGTTTTGCCTGAAGGATTTGCACAGATGGATGCTATTGAAAAAATGGATGCCATCATGCAATTGCAGCAGCAATTATCACCCGATGTACTCAGCAATGAAATACATCAGGACACGCTGAAAATACCCGGCATCATTCGGGATATTCAACGCCTCAATGGTGAAGCAGGTTGCCACCGCTACATCATCAGCCAGTGCCAGAGTGCACTAAATGTGCTGGAAGTGTATGGCTTGTTTTTACTGAATGGCTGGAAGGCAAATCACATGTCGGTAGACATTGTGCCCTTGTTTGAAACCATTGATGACTTGCAGGGTGCCGCTGCCATTATGGAAACCTTGTACATGCAACCCGGCTACCGGGAGCACCTGCAGCGCCGCGGCAATCAGCAAACCATTATGCTGGGCTTTAGCGATGGCACCAAAGATGGTGGCTACCTGATGGCCAACTGGAGCATTTACAAAGCCAAGGAAGAGCTCACCCTGCTGTCGCGGAAGTACGATATTGATGTGTTGTTTTTTGATGGCCGCGGCGGCCCGCCCAGCCGCGGCGGAGGCAAAACCCATAAGTTTTACGCCAGCATGGGCCAAAACATTTCGAACCGCGAAATTCAACTCACCATACAAGGACAAACCATCAGCTCCAACTTTGGTACGGTAGATGCAGCGCAGTTCAACATGGAGCAGCTCATTCATGCCGGGCTCAGCAGCACTTTGTTTGCCTCCAAGCTGTCTACCCTCGAAAAAACGGAAGAACAGTTGCTGATAGAACTGGCCAATATGGGGTACAAGAGCTATCAGGGCCTCAAAAACCACCCCAATTTTTTAGACTACCTGAGCAGTGCCAGCCCGCTCCGGTTTTATGCCGATACCAATATCGGCAGCCGGCCAGCCAAGCGGGGCGGCTCCGCCAAACTGGCGCTGAAAGACCTGCGGGCCATTCCGTTTGTAGGTGCCTGGAGCCAGATTAAGCAAAACGTAACAGGCTATTACGGCGTAGGCACGGCATTGCAACAAATAGAGGCCGATGGCCGATGGCAGGAAGTGGCCGATCTGTATCACAACTCGTTGTTCTTCCGCACGTTGATAGACAACTGCGAAATGGCCATGAAAAAATGCTTCTTTCCGCTGACGGCCTACCTGGGCGAACATGCGGTATATGGCAAAGTGTGGCACATGATACACGATGAGTATAACCTGACCCGCAAAATGGTACTCAAACTCAGTGGCAATACCGAACTGATGGGCAACTACCCGGTGGAGCAATTGAGTATTCAAATGCGGGAAAGAATTGTGATACCGCTCACCAGCATTCAACAATTTGGTCTGGCCCAGTTACGCCGCATGGAAGAGCAGGTGATGAGTTCACCGCTCAAAAACAAATACGAAAAACTAGTGATGCGTTGTTCTTTCGGCATCATTAATGCTGGCCGAAACAGCGCCTAA
- a CDS encoding T9SS type A sorting domain-containing protein, whose protein sequence is MKHVYLRKTLAGALLLLGTHIGFGQQGGVLDATTFGAGTSGGSNFLSATTIDANQKILIGGSFTSFNGTSINNFTRLNTDGSIDGGFTTGTGPNGIVRAVVIQPSDSKILIGGTFPQYNGVGRTRVARINTDGTLDVSFALTGTGITGGDVFAIGIQSDGKIIIAGTFTGYNGTTTNRIARLNTDGSLDATFTTNLGTGANGNVNRVAIQSDDKIVVVGAFTSINGVSSPGVARLNSDGTPEAAFTTNIGTGANNAVEALAIQPNGSIVIGGAFTTFNGVATGRIVRLASNGTPDASFTTATGTGAGNNTVFTIRILSNDNIMLAGSFTTFNGASRSGIARLLSTGALDANFIPGTGTTAQINIMGIQSDGKIVLGGAFPTYNGATRNRIARLHGDLTAASTAQTATITSISANNVYALGSTDGSIVAKVVPNGATPVSGNVTAQVFFDGSVQSVGSIPYLQRHYEITPAAGSTARVTLYFTQAEFDAFNAVPNGADLPYNGADVEGNKANIRFTKYSGSSTGGTGNPADYSGGSSIIDPLDTDIVWNSTTSKWEISFDVSGFSGFFMQTSLNLLPVKLKNFTARAEGITAKLDWNTSSEQNSSHFNVERSLDGNSFVVAGKVNAAGNSSSNRVYAFADNLAKVPHTGVVYYRLNMIDKDGKAAYSEVKSIRPAKVQLGAALLQNPVNSEARLLYQAAASETISIRVLDSRGQLLMQQQQQVSAGANQIRLATASLAKGIYIIEVNGNGERSTLRVVKE, encoded by the coding sequence ATGAAACACGTTTACCTTAGAAAGACCCTTGCAGGCGCCCTCCTGCTATTGGGCACACACATTGGCTTTGGCCAGCAGGGTGGTGTACTGGATGCCACAACTTTTGGAGCCGGCACCAGCGGGGGTAGCAATTTCTTATCCGCTACTACCATTGATGCCAATCAAAAAATTCTCATCGGTGGCTCTTTCACCTCCTTTAACGGAACAAGCATCAATAACTTCACCAGACTAAACACTGATGGAAGCATTGATGGTGGATTTACAACCGGCACCGGCCCCAATGGCATCGTGAGGGCCGTAGTAATTCAGCCCAGCGATAGTAAAATTTTAATTGGAGGCACTTTTCCTCAATACAATGGTGTAGGCAGAACACGGGTTGCCCGCATCAATACGGATGGTACACTGGATGTTTCGTTTGCATTAACAGGTACCGGGATTACCGGTGGCGATGTATTTGCCATTGGCATACAATCGGATGGTAAAATCATTATTGCAGGAACCTTCACCGGATACAACGGAACAACAACCAACCGCATTGCCCGTTTAAATACTGACGGCTCTCTCGATGCGACTTTTACTACTAATTTGGGTACCGGAGCAAATGGCAATGTGAACCGGGTTGCCATTCAAAGTGATGACAAAATTGTAGTTGTTGGTGCATTTACATCTATCAATGGTGTAAGCAGCCCCGGTGTAGCCCGGCTGAACAGTGATGGCACTCCTGAAGCCGCCTTTACAACCAACATAGGTACAGGAGCCAACAATGCTGTAGAAGCATTGGCTATTCAACCCAATGGCAGCATTGTTATTGGTGGTGCCTTTACTACATTCAATGGGGTGGCTACAGGCAGAATTGTTCGGTTGGCTTCAAATGGCACACCAGATGCCAGCTTCACTACTGCAACAGGCACAGGAGCAGGAAACAACACTGTATTTACCATCCGAATATTAAGCAACGACAACATCATGCTGGCTGGCTCTTTCACCACTTTTAATGGTGCTAGCCGCTCAGGTATTGCCCGCTTATTGTCTACCGGTGCATTGGATGCAAACTTTATTCCGGGCACAGGTACTACCGCCCAGATAAACATTATGGGCATTCAAAGCGACGGGAAAATTGTATTGGGTGGTGCATTCCCTACCTATAACGGGGCTACCCGCAACCGCATTGCCCGCCTGCATGGCGACCTTACTGCAGCCAGCACAGCCCAAACAGCCACCATCACCAGCATTTCTGCCAACAATGTGTATGCACTGGGTAGTACAGATGGCAGCATTGTAGCTAAAGTGGTACCCAACGGCGCTACACCCGTAAGTGGCAATGTAACTGCTCAGGTATTCTTCGATGGTAGCGTACAGAGTGTAGGCAGCATTCCTTACCTGCAGCGCCATTACGAAATTACCCCAGCCGCAGGTAGCACTGCCCGTGTAACCCTCTATTTTACTCAAGCCGAGTTTGATGCTTTCAATGCTGTGCCCAACGGAGCCGACCTGCCTTACAATGGCGCAGATGTGGAGGGCAATAAAGCCAATATCCGATTCACCAAATACAGCGGTAGCTCAACAGGTGGTACCGGCAACCCTGCTGATTACAGCGGTGGTTCCAGCATCATCGACCCACTGGATACCGACATCGTTTGGAACAGCACCACCAGCAAATGGGAAATTAGCTTTGATGTAAGCGGCTTCAGCGGCTTCTTTATGCAAACAAGCCTCAACCTGCTGCCCGTGAAGTTGAAAAACTTTACAGCCCGTGCAGAAGGCATAACTGCCAAACTCGACTGGAACACTTCATCTGAACAAAACAGCAGCCACTTCAATGTGGAACGTAGCCTCGATGGCAACAGCTTTGTAGTTGCTGGCAAGGTAAATGCAGCCGGCAATAGCAGCAGCAACCGTGTGTATGCCTTTGCTGACAACCTGGCCAAAGTGCCTCATACCGGTGTGGTTTACTATCGCCTCAATATGATTGATAAAGATGGCAAGGCCGCTTACAGCGAAGTGAAGAGCATTCGTCCCGCCAAAGTACAACTGGGTGCCGCTTTGCTGCAAAACCCTGTTAACAGCGAAGCCCGTTTATTGTATCAGGCAGCTGCCAGCGAAACCATCAGCATTCGGGTGCTCGACAGCCGCGGTCAACTGCTGATGCAACAACAGCAGCAAGTAAGCGCTGGCGCCAACCAAATTCGTTTGGCTACTGCCAGCCTCGCCAAAGGCATTTACATTATTGAAGTAAATGGCAATGGTGAACGCAGCACCTTGCGGGTAGTAAAAGAATAA
- a CDS encoding LTA synthase family protein gives MGRLFSRGREREVRLGTYILIYLFFLLALYSLSRVVFYWYNASLFPESSWQGKARLMLGGLRFDISAIIYTNMLFFLMLLLPFRFKFSRLYYKVLSVIFVLTNAIALAANTADIFYYKFTLRRTTITVFSQFQNEQNGRQLLSAFFADYWPGFLMWGALIWMLVYLTRKVRYSPSAIQKPWVFYTGHFVAMAAGVGLMVAGVRGGFRYSTRPITLSNASAYVNDYKEVNVVLNTPFAFIRTIGTTQIKKVAYFDNEDSLAAAFNPIKTPVPDTAGMRKHNVVVIILESFSKEFVGKYNQHFQPGYYTGYTPFLDSLIGVSRAYQHSLANGRNSIDAMPSSLASIPSLSVNFISSHYSNNQINSLASLLGKEGYRTAFFHGAPNGSMGFDAFANQSKFAEYFGKTEYNNDDDFDGIWGIWDDKFFGYFADKLSSFQQPFMAALFSVSSHHPYKVPERFGKQFDLSDRAVHNTIAYTDYSLRLFFEKIKKEPWFKNTIFVFTADHASAEVKYPQYRSLTGAFAIPIFFYSPLFDSTFFDTENVIQQTDIMPTVLGYLHYQKPFFSYGRDIWTGKEKPFAFNYLNNHYQLFDNDYLLLFDGEKSSALYHYKTDTLCANNIIGQRKDVANAMEKRIKGLVQQYNNRIIENRMTAVQQAVSI, from the coding sequence ATGGGCCGACTTTTCAGTCGTGGCCGTGAGAGAGAAGTGCGTTTGGGTACCTACATCCTGATATACCTGTTTTTTTTGCTGGCCTTGTACAGCTTGAGCCGGGTGGTTTTTTACTGGTACAATGCTTCATTGTTTCCCGAAAGCAGCTGGCAAGGCAAAGCCCGCCTGATGCTGGGTGGTTTGCGGTTCGATATTTCGGCTATCATTTACACCAACATGTTGTTTTTTCTCATGTTGCTGTTGCCGTTTCGGTTTAAGTTCAGCCGGTTGTATTACAAAGTGTTGTCGGTCATTTTTGTGCTCACCAATGCCATTGCACTGGCTGCCAATACCGCCGATATTTTTTACTACAAGTTTACCCTGCGCCGCACTACTATCACCGTGTTCAGTCAGTTTCAAAATGAGCAAAATGGCAGGCAGTTGCTCTCTGCTTTTTTTGCCGATTACTGGCCCGGCTTTCTCATGTGGGGAGCACTCATTTGGATGTTGGTGTACCTCACCCGAAAAGTGCGGTACAGCCCTTCTGCCATTCAAAAACCATGGGTTTTTTACACGGGTCATTTTGTAGCCATGGCGGCAGGTGTGGGCCTCATGGTGGCTGGTGTGCGGGGCGGTTTCCGGTACAGCACCCGGCCCATTACACTCAGCAATGCATCGGCTTATGTAAATGATTACAAAGAAGTAAATGTGGTGCTCAATACGCCATTTGCCTTCATTCGAACCATTGGTACCACGCAGATTAAAAAGGTGGCATACTTCGATAATGAAGATAGTTTGGCGGCAGCGTTTAATCCCATCAAAACTCCGGTGCCCGATACGGCAGGTATGCGCAAGCACAATGTGGTGGTGATTATTCTCGAAAGTTTTTCCAAAGAGTTTGTGGGCAAATACAACCAGCATTTTCAGCCGGGGTATTATACAGGCTACACGCCGTTTCTTGATTCACTCATTGGTGTAAGCCGGGCCTACCAGCATTCGCTGGCCAATGGCCGCAACTCTATTGATGCCATGCCCTCCTCACTGGCCAGCATTCCTTCTTTGTCGGTCAATTTTATTTCCTCGCATTACTCCAACAACCAGATCAACAGTCTGGCTTCGTTATTAGGTAAAGAAGGATACCGCACCGCATTTTTCCATGGGGCACCCAACGGCTCGATGGGCTTTGATGCCTTTGCCAACCAAAGCAAGTTTGCTGAGTATTTTGGTAAAACAGAATACAATAACGACGACGACTTTGATGGCATCTGGGGCATTTGGGATGATAAATTCTTTGGCTATTTTGCCGATAAGCTCAGCAGCTTTCAACAGCCGTTTATGGCGGCTTTGTTTTCGGTATCATCACACCACCCGTACAAAGTGCCAGAGCGGTTTGGTAAGCAGTTCGACCTGAGCGACAGGGCCGTGCACAATACCATTGCCTACACCGATTACTCGCTGCGTTTGTTTTTCGAGAAAATTAAAAAGGAGCCCTGGTTTAAGAATACCATTTTTGTGTTTACCGCCGACCATGCCAGTGCCGAAGTAAAATATCCGCAGTACCGTTCGCTGACGGGTGCTTTTGCCATCCCCATTTTCTTTTACTCCCCGCTGTTCGATTCTACTTTTTTCGATACCGAAAATGTGATTCAGCAAACCGACATTATGCCTACAGTGCTGGGCTATCTGCATTATCAAAAGCCATTCTTTAGTTATGGCCGCGATATATGGACGGGAAAAGAAAAGCCGTTTGCCTTCAACTATCTCAACAACCATTATCAGCTTTTCGACAATGATTATCTGTTGTTGTTTGATGGGGAAAAGAGCAGTGCTTTGTACCATTACAAAACCGATACGTTGTGTGCCAACAACATCATTGGCCAGCGCAAAGATGTAGCCAATGCCATGGAGAAACGGATTAAGGGGTTGGTGCAGCAATACAACAACCGCATTATCGAAAACAGAATGACTGCTGTGCAGCAAGCCGTAAGCATTTAG
- a CDS encoding adenylosuccinate synthase, with translation MIDVILGLQWGDEGKGKIVDYFAPNYDIIARFQGGPNAGHTLYVNGEKIVLHQIPSGVFHPHTANLIGSGVVLDAVTLKRECESVAKFGADVRKNMFISKRTHLILPTHRALDKASEMQKGDGKIGSTLKGIGPAYMDKTGRNGLRVGDLLDKNFTTNYIKLRLKHQRLLDNHNFSEDITAWEEEFFEAVEFLRSLNIVDGEYYINNKIKEGKKVLAEGAQGSMLDIDFGTFPFVTSSNTITAGVMSGLGVAPQLVRDVIGITKAYCTRVGGGPFPTELHDATGEELRKAGNEFGATTGRPRRCGWIDLVALNYACMINGVTKVVMTKADVLDKFTPLQVCTAYNVNGVETDQIPFDICKANIEPALKSFPGWNTDTTVCKTENDLPETMRTYIQFINEKIGAPVKWVSNGPGRDQIVPL, from the coding sequence ATGATTGATGTAATTCTCGGCCTCCAGTGGGGCGATGAGGGCAAAGGAAAGATCGTCGACTACTTTGCACCCAACTACGACATCATTGCCCGCTTTCAGGGCGGCCCCAATGCAGGTCATACTTTATATGTAAATGGTGAAAAAATAGTACTGCACCAAATTCCTTCCGGTGTATTTCACCCCCATACTGCCAACCTCATTGGCAGCGGTGTAGTGCTCGATGCAGTGACCTTGAAAAGAGAATGCGAATCGGTAGCCAAGTTTGGCGCCGACGTTCGCAAAAACATGTTTATTTCTAAACGCACCCACCTCATTTTGCCTACGCACCGTGCTTTGGACAAGGCCAGCGAAATGCAAAAAGGCGATGGCAAAATTGGTTCTACCCTCAAAGGCATTGGCCCCGCTTACATGGACAAAACGGGTCGTAACGGTCTTCGGGTTGGTGATTTGCTCGATAAAAACTTCACCACCAATTACATCAAGCTCCGACTGAAGCACCAGCGCCTGCTCGATAACCACAATTTCAGCGAAGACATTACTGCCTGGGAAGAAGAGTTTTTTGAAGCGGTAGAATTTTTGCGCAGCCTCAATATTGTAGATGGCGAATACTACATCAACAATAAAATAAAAGAAGGCAAAAAAGTATTGGCAGAAGGTGCCCAAGGCAGTATGCTCGATATTGATTTTGGCACCTTCCCATTTGTAACCAGTAGCAATACCATTACTGCCGGTGTTATGAGTGGCTTGGGTGTAGCGCCTCAACTGGTGCGTGATGTGATTGGTATTACCAAGGCTTATTGCACCCGTGTGGGTGGCGGGCCTTTCCCTACCGAACTGCACGACGCTACTGGCGAAGAACTGCGCAAAGCGGGCAATGAATTTGGTGCCACCACTGGTCGTCCTCGCCGCTGTGGCTGGATTGATTTGGTAGCCCTCAACTACGCCTGCATGATTAACGGTGTAACCAAAGTAGTAATGACCAAGGCCGACGTACTGGACAAGTTTACACCATTGCAAGTGTGCACAGCATACAATGTAAATGGCGTGGAAACTGACCAGATTCCGTTCGATATTTGCAAGGCCAATATTGAGCCTGCGCTGAAGTCATTCCCGGGTTGGAATACCGATACCACTGTGTGCAAAACAGAAAACGATCTTCCAGAAACCATGCGTACGTATATTCAGTTCATCAACGAAAAAATTGGTGCGCCGGTAAAATGGGTAAGCAATGGCCCAGGTCGAGACCAAATTGTACCCTTATAG